In Chitinophagaceae bacterium, the genomic stretch AAAGAAGAAGTAAAAGCAGATAAAAAACCGGAAGAAGAAAAAGAAGTCAAAAAGGAAGAAGAAAAAAAATCGGGAAGAGGCAACGAACTTAAGCTCAAGGTCGTTGGAACAGTAGATTTGGAAGCTAAAGAAAAAGAAAAGAAAGAAAGAGGAGAAAAAGCCAGAAAAGAAGCAGCAGATAAGAAAACCTCTGATGAAGATAAAGCAAAGGAAGTTGCTGCTAAGAAAGAAGAGAGTGCGAAGCAAGAAGAGAAGAAAGTAAAAGATCCTGAAAAGGAAGCAAAAGATAAAGAAGAATCTAAAAAAGATGCTCCTAAAGAAAGGGAAAAAGAAGTTATAGATAAGCATGAAACTCAGAGAGTTACCTTAACCGGCCCAAAGCTTATTCGTACGGTTGATCTTAAAGGTTTTGAAAAACCAAAAAAATCAGAAACCCAGAAAACGGATAGTAGTAAAGAAGACGACATTCAGAAAAGAAAAAGAAAGAGAAAGAGATTATCTCGTCCGGTAAAACCAACAGATCCATCTAAAAAGCCGGCAAGTGGAACGGGCGCTTCGGGAAGATTTTCCAGAGATGATAAAAGGGCACCAAAAAGAGGTTCAAAAGATGATGCGCAACCACAGGTTTCTGAAAAAGAAATTGAACAAAAAATAAAAGATACTATAGCCAAAATTACCGGAGGCGGAAAAGGCAAAACTTCACGTAGTAAACTTAGGAAGCAAAAAAGAGAGTCTAAAGTTGAGGATGAATCTCAGGAAGAAACAACAATAAAAAAATTAGAAGTTACTGAGTTTATATCGGTAAGTGAGCTTGCAAGCATTATGGATGCGAATGTAGGCGAAGTAATAAAGACTTGTCTGGATATGGGAATCATTGTTTCTATCAACCAACGTTTGGATGCGGAGGTGATAGAGCTGGTAGCTGATGAGTTTGGATTCGATGTCAAATTTATTGATGTTACTGAAAAACAAGAAGTTGTTGTAGAAGAAGAGGATGATCCTAAAGATCTTGAAGAGAGAGCTCCAATTGTAACAATTATGGGTCACGTTGATCATGGTAAAACATCTTTACTGGATTTTGTGAGAAAAGAAAACGTTGTTGCAGGTGAAGCAGGTGGTATTACTCAGCATATCGGTGCTTATGAAGTTTATACACAATCAGGTAAGAAAGTAGTATTTTTGGATACACCCGGCCACGAAGCCTTTACGGCAATGCGTGCAAGAGGTGCCAAGGCAACTGACATCGCTGTTATTTTGATAGCTGCGGATGATAGTGTGATGCCTCAAACCAAGGAAGCTATCAGTCATGCTCAGGCAGCCGGAGTTCCTATGATATTTGCAATAAATAAAATTGATAAACCCAACGCAGCTCCCGACAAGATTAGAGAGCAACTGTCAGCCATGAATTTATTGGTTGAAGATTGGGGAGGAAAATATCAATCACAGGAAATTTCTGCTAAAAACGGATTAAACATTGATATTTTATTGGAAAAAATCCTCCTTGAAGCGGAAATGCTTGACTTAAAAGCCAACCCTAACAAGAAAGGAAAGGGTATAGTTATAGAAGCAACTCTTGACAAAGGACGTGGTTATACA encodes the following:
- a CDS encoding translation initiation factor IF-2 — its product is KEEVKADKKPEEEKEVKKEEEKKSGRGNELKLKVVGTVDLEAKEKEKKERGEKARKEAADKKTSDEDKAKEVAAKKEESAKQEEKKVKDPEKEAKDKEESKKDAPKEREKEVIDKHETQRVTLTGPKLIRTVDLKGFEKPKKSETQKTDSSKEDDIQKRKRKRKRLSRPVKPTDPSKKPASGTGASGRFSRDDKRAPKRGSKDDAQPQVSEKEIEQKIKDTIAKITGGGKGKTSRSKLRKQKRESKVEDESQEETTIKKLEVTEFISVSELASIMDANVGEVIKTCLDMGIIVSINQRLDAEVIELVADEFGFDVKFIDVTEKQEVVVEEEDDPKDLEERAPIVTIMGHVDHGKTSLLDFVRKENVVAGEAGGITQHIGAYEVYTQSGKKVVFLDTPGHEAFTAMRARGAKATDIAVILIAADDSVMPQTKEAISHAQAAGVPMIFAINKIDKPNAAPDKIREQLSAMNLLVEDWGGKYQSQEISAKNGLNIDILLEKILLEAEMLDLKANPNKKGKGIVIEATLDKGRGYTATILAQEGQLNIGDNIVCGPYYGKIKAMFNERGEKRKNIGPSTPIQILGLNGAPQAGEIIKVVESDQEAKGIAQKRIQIEREQGLRTKKHITLDEIGRRLALGTFKELNVIIKGDVDGSIEALADALLKLSTTEIQVNIVHKAVGAITESDVLLATASDAVIIGFQVRPSVEARKLAEKENLDLRLYSVIYDAIDEVKTAMEGMLEPKIEESIKGTADVKEVFKITKVGTVAGCVVSDGKIYRGNKLRLIRDGIVIYSGEMLALKRFKDDVKEVFSGQECGLSIKDYNDIKVGDVLEAFEEKEVKRKL